The following coding sequences lie in one Terriglobia bacterium genomic window:
- the pheT gene encoding phenylalanine--tRNA ligase subunit beta: MKISPAWLREFVDIPADDRKLADDLTLAGISVESIESEGARTVYDVDFTPNRVDAMNHYGVARDCAAIYDRDLMPITALVARVSDPGTLVKDPSHAFPIEIQDPLGCARYTARVIRNVRIAPSPEKIAQRLELLGSRAINNIADASNYTLQEIGHPTHCFDLDVLEGGKIIVRRARPGEKLKTLDGVNRILHPDDLVIADAVKPVALAGVMGGFDSMITERTRHVLIESAWFDPASIRRTARRHSMHTDASHRFERGADLGITPAACARVAELILETAVGQLDPSETDAYARRIERPTLTLRRRAVRRHLGQDIPDTEIARILRRLGFGVTVGSITAAAPASTGAHAAVAEEMADFAVQVPTWRLDVEREIDLIEEIARIYGYDRFPNTLPTFVGGVIELPEARKEAKLRASLLGLGYHEAVSLTFISHADAQRFSSATPVEVANPISEEASVMRTSMVPSMLNMLGYNLNRGHADVRLFESGKIYETMGARTDEQRRLCMGATGAAIPPSIHAPGRQGSFFDLKGNIETLLGAFQYNSLYYDANTPDYYHPGRSARAVMDGATVARFGQLHPQVAAERKLRLSAQYIPEVYLAELDCERLYRHDPRQIRYQAIPRFPAVDRDFSFIFDETVTFESIRNVIAALRISELAALVPVEIFRGGAIPVGRYSMLLRATFQSAERTLRDDEVALWSQQIMKGLESLGGTLRTS, from the coding sequence ATGAAGATCTCGCCCGCATGGCTGCGCGAGTTCGTTGACATCCCGGCGGACGACCGCAAGCTCGCCGACGATCTGACGCTCGCCGGCATCTCCGTTGAATCGATCGAGAGTGAAGGCGCGCGCACCGTTTACGACGTGGACTTCACCCCCAACCGCGTCGACGCCATGAACCACTACGGCGTCGCCCGCGACTGCGCTGCCATCTACGACCGCGACCTGATGCCCATCACTGCTCTTGTGGCCCGGGTCTCCGACCCGGGTACCCTGGTCAAAGACCCGAGCCACGCGTTCCCCATCGAAATCCAAGACCCCCTCGGCTGCGCCCGTTACACCGCGCGCGTCATTCGCAACGTAAGAATCGCGCCCTCGCCGGAGAAAATCGCGCAGCGTCTGGAGTTGCTCGGCTCGCGCGCTATCAATAACATCGCCGACGCCAGCAACTACACCCTCCAGGAAATCGGCCATCCCACGCACTGCTTTGATCTCGACGTGCTCGAAGGTGGCAAGATCATCGTCCGCCGCGCGCGTCCCGGCGAAAAGCTGAAGACCCTCGACGGCGTGAATCGCATTCTCCATCCCGACGATCTGGTGATCGCCGACGCCGTCAAGCCCGTCGCGCTCGCCGGCGTCATGGGCGGCTTCGATTCCATGATCACGGAAAGAACGCGCCACGTGCTCATCGAGTCCGCCTGGTTCGACCCGGCCTCCATCCGCCGCACCGCGCGCCGCCACTCGATGCACACCGACGCCTCGCATCGCTTCGAGCGCGGCGCCGATCTCGGCATCACGCCCGCCGCCTGCGCCCGCGTTGCCGAACTCATCCTTGAAACCGCCGTTGGACAACTCGATCCCTCCGAGACCGACGCCTACGCGCGCAGAATCGAGCGCCCCACGCTCACTCTGCGCCGCCGAGCCGTGCGTCGCCATCTCGGCCAGGACATTCCCGACACCGAGATCGCTCGCATTCTGCGGCGTCTCGGCTTCGGCGTCACCGTCGGCAGCATCACCGCCGCCGCTCCCGCAAGCACAGGTGCGCACGCCGCGGTCGCAGAGGAAATGGCCGACTTCGCGGTTCAAGTCCCCACCTGGCGCCTCGACGTGGAGCGCGAAATCGACCTCATCGAGGAAATCGCGCGCATTTACGGCTATGATCGCTTCCCCAACACGCTGCCCACCTTCGTCGGCGGCGTCATCGAACTGCCTGAGGCGAGGAAGGAAGCAAAGCTCCGCGCCTCGCTGCTCGGACTCGGCTACCACGAAGCCGTCTCGCTGACCTTCATCTCGCACGCCGACGCGCAGCGCTTCTCCAGCGCCACGCCGGTCGAGGTTGCCAACCCGATTAGCGAAGAGGCATCCGTGATGCGTACCTCCATGGTTCCCAGCATGTTGAACATGCTCGGTTACAACCTGAATCGCGGCCATGCCGACGTCCGCTTGTTCGAGTCCGGCAAAATTTACGAGACTATGGGCGCGCGCACCGACGAGCAGCGCCGCCTCTGCATGGGCGCGACCGGCGCAGCCATTCCGCCCAGCATCCATGCGCCCGGCCGGCAGGGTTCGTTCTTCGATCTCAAGGGCAACATTGAAACACTGCTCGGCGCATTCCAGTACAACTCGCTCTACTACGACGCCAACACGCCCGACTACTACCATCCCGGCCGCTCCGCCCGCGCCGTGATGGACGGCGCCACCGTGGCGCGTTTCGGCCAGCTTCATCCGCAAGTCGCCGCCGAGCGCAAGCTGCGCCTGAGCGCGCAGTATATTCCCGAGGTCTACCTCGCGGAACTCGATTGCGAGCGCCTCTACCGCCACGATCCGCGCCAGATTCGCTATCAGGCCATCCCGCGCTTCCCTGCCGTAGACCGCGACTTCTCCTTCATCTTTGACGAGACGGTCACCTTCGAGAGCATCCGGAACGTCATCGCCGCGCTCCGCATCTCCGAGCTGGCCGCGCTCGTTCCGGTCGAGATTTTCCGCGGCGGCGCCATCCCGGTCGGAAGGTACTCGATGCTGTTGCGCGCGACTTTCCAGTCCGCCGAACGCACGCTACGCGACGACGAGGTCGCACTCTGGTCGCAGCAGATCATGAAGGGTCTCGAATCCCTCGGCGGTACGCTGCGCACATCGTAG
- the pheS gene encoding phenylalanine--tRNA ligase subunit alpha, whose amino-acid sequence MYTVPKLEDFTDATLVSAVNECFDTCHREAQAVSNEPEYKAFRDRWLGRKNGILTQINELWLRSAAKESKRDVGAHVNELRLRVEVLIKGTELDIADRKSVESERLDVTLPGIRRPLGAEHPIVRTMNDIVGVFKAMGYSVAEGPEIETDYYNFESLNFPPDHPARDMQDTIFLAGQAQKPARDRLLLRTHTSPVQIRTMEKQKPPVRVVIPGRVYRNDAPDATHSPMFHQVEGLAVDTNMTFCDLKGSLDHAMKSLFGSSVKTRFRPSFFPFTEPSAEVLISCIFCGGGGYQGSARCPNCKTSGWIELLGSGMVDPALYGFVGYDPEKVSGFAFGMGVDRIAAMLYGVTDLQLFFNGDVRFLEQFS is encoded by the coding sequence ATGTATACCGTTCCAAAACTCGAGGATTTCACGGATGCCACGCTAGTAAGCGCGGTCAACGAATGTTTTGACACGTGTCACCGTGAAGCCCAAGCCGTATCTAACGAGCCTGAGTACAAGGCCTTCCGTGACCGTTGGCTCGGCCGAAAAAACGGGATTCTCACTCAGATTAACGAGCTCTGGCTACGAAGCGCTGCGAAGGAATCGAAGCGAGATGTTGGCGCACACGTGAACGAGCTCCGCTTGCGTGTCGAAGTCCTCATTAAGGGCACTGAGCTCGATATAGCTGACCGGAAGTCGGTTGAATCGGAGCGCCTCGACGTCACCCTCCCCGGCATCCGTCGTCCTCTCGGCGCCGAACATCCCATCGTCCGCACCATGAACGACATCGTCGGCGTGTTCAAAGCGATGGGGTATTCCGTCGCCGAGGGTCCGGAGATCGAGACCGACTACTACAATTTCGAGTCGCTGAACTTCCCGCCCGACCATCCGGCGCGCGACATGCAGGACACCATCTTCCTCGCCGGCCAGGCGCAGAAGCCCGCGCGGGACCGCCTCCTGCTGCGCACGCACACCTCCCCGGTGCAGATTCGCACCATGGAGAAGCAGAAGCCACCGGTGCGCGTCGTGATTCCCGGCCGCGTCTATCGCAACGACGCGCCCGACGCCACCCACTCGCCCATGTTCCACCAGGTCGAAGGCCTCGCGGTGGACACCAACATGACTTTTTGCGACCTCAAGGGATCGCTCGACCACGCCATGAAGTCGCTGTTCGGCTCCTCGGTGAAGACGCGCTTCAGGCCGTCGTTCTTTCCCTTCACCGAACCGAGCGCGGAAGTGCTGATCTCGTGCATCTTCTGCGGCGGTGGGGGCTATCAGGGCTCGGCGCGCTGTCCCAACTGCAAGACCAGCGGCTGGATTGAGTTGCTGGGCTCAGGCATGGTGGACCCGGCGCTCTACGGATTCGTCGGTTACGACCCGGAAAAAGTCAGCGGCTTCGCCTTCGGAATGGGCGTGGACCGCATCGCCGCCATGCTGTATGGCGTAACCGACCTGCAGTTGTTCTTTAACGGCGACGTCAGGTTCCTGGAGCAATTCTCGTGA
- the rplT gene encoding 50S ribosomal protein L20: MPRVKRGTKRRAKRKKILERASGYYLTKSKLYRSAKESVERALKFAYAGRRQKKRQYRSLWIVRIGAAAKLNGLSYSRFINGLKKAGVELDRKILADLAVNDPAGFAKLAEQAKSAHVA, encoded by the coding sequence ATGCCTCGCGTAAAACGCGGCACCAAGCGTCGTGCCAAGCGCAAGAAGATTCTGGAACGCGCCAGCGGTTATTACCTGACAAAATCCAAGCTCTACCGCTCGGCGAAAGAGTCTGTGGAGCGCGCTCTGAAGTTCGCCTATGCCGGGCGGCGCCAGAAAAAGCGCCAGTACCGCTCGCTGTGGATTGTGCGCATCGGCGCCGCCGCCAAGCTCAACGGCCTCAGCTACAGCCGATTTATCAACGGCCTGAAGAAGGCGGGCGTGGAGTTGGACCGCAAGATACTGGCTGACCTCGCGGTCAACGATCCCGCGGGCTTTGCCAAGCTGGCGGAACAGGCCAAGAGCGCGCACGTAGCGTAG
- the rpmI gene encoding 50S ribosomal protein L35, which translates to MPKLKTHSGAAKRFKKTATGKVKRGHAKARHILTTKTTKKKRHLDRDVIMDKADTKKVKRMIPY; encoded by the coding sequence ATGCCGAAACTGAAAACCCATAGCGGCGCCGCCAAGCGCTTTAAGAAGACCGCCACCGGTAAGGTCAAGCGCGGTCATGCCAAGGCGCGCCACATATTGACGACCAAGACCACCAAGAAGAAGCGCCACCTCGATCGCGACGTCATCATGGACAAGGCGGACACGAAAAAGGTGAAGCGCATGATTCCGTACTGA
- the infC gene encoding translation initiation factor IF-3, giving the protein MRTNDRIRAREVRVIDDEGKQVGVMPPYEALKMAREKSLDLVEISPTAQPPVVRIMDFGKFLYQKEKQEREAKKHQKVITVKEVKFRINVDEHDYQTKKNHALRFLEDGDKVKATIFFRGREMTRQNLGREILERLIKDLGDKAIVEFRPRQEGNTLHAILAPSKKAPEHKPAPPPKPQSPPPQPAPGA; this is encoded by the coding sequence ATTCGCACCAACGACCGCATCCGGGCGCGCGAAGTGCGCGTGATTGACGACGAAGGCAAGCAGGTCGGCGTCATGCCCCCGTACGAAGCGCTCAAAATGGCCCGGGAAAAGAGCCTCGACCTGGTGGAAATCTCGCCCACCGCCCAGCCGCCTGTGGTCCGCATCATGGACTTCGGCAAGTTCCTCTACCAGAAAGAAAAGCAGGAACGCGAGGCCAAGAAGCATCAGAAGGTCATCACCGTCAAAGAGGTTAAGTTCCGCATCAACGTGGACGAGCACGACTACCAGACCAAGAAAAACCACGCGCTGCGCTTCCTGGAAGACGGTGACAAGGTCAAGGCGACGATCTTTTTCCGCGGCCGCGAGATGACGCGCCAGAACCTGGGACGCGAAATCCTGGAGCGCTTGATCAAGGACCTGGGGGACAAGGCGATCGTGGAGTTCCGTCCGCGGCAGGAAGGCAACACGCTGCACGCCATCCTGGCGCCGAGCAAGAAAGCTCCCGAGCACAAGCCCGCGCCGCCGCCCAAGCCGCAGTCGCCGCCGCCGCAGCCGGCGCCCGGCGCGTAA
- a CDS encoding class IV adenylate cyclase: MRVINVEIKARCLDPGRVRAVLGERNARFAGVDQQVDTYFRVPQGRLKLREGKIENALIYYQRPNEAGPKTSNVLLYPASPGLKEILVTALGVLVAVEKRREISYLDNVKIHLDRVQKAGNFVEIEAAGDEQADRGALLAQCRELMEAFGIREQDLIAESYSDLLLQSFTTDLHG; the protein is encoded by the coding sequence ATGCGAGTGATTAACGTCGAAATCAAGGCTCGATGCCTGGACCCAGGGCGGGTGCGCGCCGTGCTCGGCGAACGGAATGCGAGATTTGCCGGAGTCGATCAGCAGGTGGACACCTACTTCCGCGTGCCGCAGGGACGGCTGAAGCTGCGGGAAGGGAAGATCGAAAACGCGCTCATTTATTACCAGCGTCCGAATGAAGCCGGGCCGAAGACAAGCAATGTATTGTTGTACCCGGCATCGCCGGGCTTGAAAGAGATTCTCGTTACCGCGCTTGGCGTGCTGGTCGCGGTGGAGAAGCGGCGCGAGATCTCTTACCTGGACAACGTCAAGATTCATCTCGATCGGGTGCAGAAGGCGGGGAATTTCGTCGAGATCGAAGCGGCTGGGGATGAGCAGGCGGATCGCGGCGCGTTGCTGGCGCAGTGCCGGGAATTGATGGAGGCGTTTGGGATTCGCGAGCAGGATTTAATCGCGGAATCGTATAGCGATCTACTGTTGCAGTCATTCACCACGGATTTACACGGATGA
- a CDS encoding CTP synthase, whose protein sequence is MPAKYIFVTGGVVSSLGKGLAAASIGCLLESRGLRVNLQKFDPYLNVDPGTMSPFQHGEVFVTDDGAETDLDLGHYERFTHAKLTRDNNWTTGRIYEQIIAKERRGDYLGKTVQVIPHVTNEIKAAMKKVSVDVDVCIVEIGGTVGDIESLPFIEAIRQMRQDLGRENTLFVHVTLVPYIGVAGELKTKPTQHSVKELLSVGIQPDILLCRTDRFLSKEIKGKIALFCNVEEEAVITAIDVNSIYEVPLTFAHEGVDKLVLRYLHIDAGVRDISRWEELVSRVNNPKDEVSIGLVGKYVEYEDSYKSLKEALVHGALSQNLKLNVSWIEAEGLETKGREYESQLEGYDGILVPGGFGKRGIAGMLNGIRFAREHKVPYFGICLGMQTACIEFARNVVGLETANSSEFDPATPHRIIYKLRELRGIEELGGTMRLGAWQCKLEPGSLAAKAYRTNEISERHRHRYEFNREYEQALVAAGLRISGATPDGTYVEIIELSQEDHPYFLGCQFHPEFKSKPLEPHPLFTAFIKAAYENRQLRLAQKSAAEVEMFLRPEKVTRS, encoded by the coding sequence ATGCCGGCTAAGTACATCTTCGTGACGGGTGGTGTGGTCTCTTCGCTGGGCAAGGGCTTGGCGGCGGCCTCGATTGGATGTCTGCTGGAAAGCCGCGGGCTTAGGGTCAACCTGCAGAAGTTCGATCCTTATCTCAACGTGGACCCGGGGACGATGTCGCCGTTCCAGCACGGCGAAGTGTTTGTGACCGACGACGGCGCCGAGACCGATCTCGACCTCGGCCACTACGAGCGCTTCACCCACGCCAAGCTGACGCGCGACAACAACTGGACCACCGGCCGCATATACGAGCAGATCATCGCCAAGGAGCGGCGCGGCGATTACCTGGGCAAGACAGTGCAGGTGATTCCGCATGTTACCAACGAAATCAAGGCCGCGATGAAGAAGGTCTCGGTGGATGTGGACGTGTGCATCGTCGAGATCGGCGGCACCGTGGGCGATATCGAGTCGCTGCCGTTCATCGAGGCCATCCGCCAGATGCGCCAGGACCTGGGGCGCGAGAACACGCTGTTCGTGCACGTCACGCTGGTCCCGTATATCGGCGTGGCGGGCGAATTGAAGACCAAGCCCACGCAGCACTCGGTGAAGGAACTGCTCAGCGTCGGCATTCAGCCCGATATCCTGCTGTGCCGCACTGACCGCTTCCTGTCGAAGGAGATCAAGGGCAAGATCGCGCTCTTCTGCAACGTGGAAGAAGAAGCGGTGATCACCGCGATTGACGTCAATTCCATTTACGAGGTCCCGCTGACGTTCGCGCACGAGGGTGTGGACAAACTGGTGCTGCGTTACCTGCACATTGACGCCGGCGTGCGCGATATCAGCCGCTGGGAAGAGTTGGTCAGCCGGGTCAACAACCCCAAGGACGAAGTCTCGATCGGGCTGGTCGGCAAGTACGTGGAGTACGAGGATTCGTACAAGTCGCTGAAGGAAGCGCTGGTGCACGGCGCGCTGTCGCAGAATTTGAAGCTCAACGTCTCGTGGATCGAGGCCGAGGGTCTGGAGACCAAGGGCAGGGAATACGAATCGCAGCTTGAAGGATACGACGGCATCCTGGTGCCCGGCGGCTTCGGCAAGCGCGGCATTGCCGGCATGTTGAACGGCATTCGCTTCGCGCGCGAGCACAAGGTGCCCTACTTCGGGATTTGCCTCGGGATGCAGACAGCGTGCATCGAGTTCGCGCGCAATGTGGTCGGGCTGGAAACCGCCAACTCCAGCGAATTCGATCCCGCCACGCCGCACCGCATTATTTACAAGCTGCGGGAATTGCGCGGCATCGAAGAGCTCGGCGGCACCATGCGATTGGGCGCGTGGCAGTGCAAGCTGGAGCCGGGTTCGCTGGCGGCGAAGGCATACCGCACGAACGAAATCAGCGAGCGCCACCGGCATCGCTACGAGTTCAACCGCGAATACGAGCAGGCGCTGGTTGCCGCCGGTTTGCGCATCAGCGGCGCCACGCCGGACGGAACCTACGTCGAGATTATTGAGTTGTCACAGGAGGATCACCCGTATTTCCTGGGCTGCCAGTTCCACCCCGAGTTCAAGTCGAAGCCGCTGGAACCGCATCCGCTGTTCACGGCGTTTATTAAGGCGGCGTACGAAAACCGGCAACTGCGGCTGGCGCAGAAGAGCGCCGCGGAAGTGGAGATGTTCTTGAGGCCGGAGAAGGTGACGCGGTCGTAA
- the kdsA gene encoding 3-deoxy-8-phosphooctulonate synthase: MARSFKVGDVTIGAGGLFLVAGPCVVESEEHAIKMAECVAGVARALKIPYIFKASYDKANRTSLKSYRGPGMKEGLTILRKVAETVRVPVLTDVHDAHDVAMVAEYVDVVQIPAFLCRQTDLLVAAAKSGRAVNIKKGQFVSPWDMRHAVEKVRESGNERVLLTERGSSFGYNNLVVDMRSLPIMRKFAPVVFDATHSVQLPSSGGPPLRDAQGGDDVVQSGGQPEFIPILARAAVAAGVDGIFVEVHDNPAAALSDGANALDLKWLRPVLDELLAVHAAVAAARGNAI, translated from the coding sequence TTGGCACGTTCCTTCAAAGTCGGCGATGTCACGATTGGCGCCGGCGGGCTGTTCCTTGTCGCCGGGCCGTGCGTCGTTGAGTCGGAAGAGCACGCCATCAAGATGGCCGAGTGCGTTGCCGGTGTGGCGCGCGCGCTCAAGATTCCGTACATCTTCAAGGCCAGCTACGACAAGGCAAATCGCACCTCGCTGAAGAGCTATCGTGGGCCAGGGATGAAGGAAGGCTTGACGATTCTGCGCAAAGTCGCTGAAACCGTTCGCGTTCCGGTGCTCACCGACGTGCATGACGCGCACGACGTCGCCATGGTCGCCGAATACGTGGACGTAGTACAGATCCCGGCGTTTCTCTGCCGCCAGACCGACCTGCTGGTGGCGGCGGCGAAATCCGGGCGCGCGGTGAACATCAAGAAGGGGCAATTCGTCTCACCGTGGGACATGCGCCACGCAGTCGAGAAAGTGCGCGAGTCGGGCAATGAGCGCGTGCTGCTGACCGAGCGCGGCTCCTCGTTCGGCTACAACAACCTGGTGGTGGACATGCGCTCTCTGCCCATCATGCGCAAGTTCGCGCCCGTGGTATTCGACGCGACACATTCGGTGCAACTGCCTTCCTCGGGTGGCCCACCCTTGCGCGACGCGCAGGGTGGGGATGATGTGGTTCAATCCGGCGGGCAGCCCGAGTTCATTCCCATCCTGGCGCGCGCCGCGGTGGCTGCCGGCGTGGATGGAATCTTCGTCGAAGTGCACGACAACCCCGCTGCCGCACTTTCCGACGGCGCCAACGCGCTTGACCTGAAATGGCTGCGCCCGGTGCTGGACGAGTTGCTCGCAGTGCACGCGGCGGTTGCGGCGGCCCGCGGCAATGCGATATAG
- a CDS encoding thioredoxin family protein: MPAGLGAALEQWKTAVSAGDKSALQALYSTNPPGYVVSSDGKQQLPVSAESDFWEHARAAGLDQLAVSVVKTEDRNGLSVVTLELSFRSKTPAGMRQGYVLEQQGWQQQSQGWRIVASTHTPVLKMRPVGKLNPHLYEKDADAKAEIREALAKAARTHKRVLLVFGGNWCYDCHVLEAAFHQVDVSPLLNRNFMVVHVDIGQMDKNLDLAQKYRVPIKKGVPALAVLAPDGTLLYSQQHGEFESARNMDPDDLIAFLNKWKPAAAR, translated from the coding sequence GTGCCGGCCGGGCTTGGCGCGGCTCTGGAGCAATGGAAGACGGCCGTCAGCGCAGGTGACAAGTCCGCGTTGCAGGCGCTCTATTCCACCAATCCTCCCGGTTATGTGGTTTCATCCGATGGCAAGCAACAGCTCCCAGTCAGCGCCGAGAGTGACTTCTGGGAACATGCGCGCGCCGCAGGCTTGGACCAGCTAGCAGTGAGCGTCGTCAAAACAGAGGACAGAAATGGGCTGAGCGTGGTGACGCTGGAACTCTCGTTTCGCAGCAAGACTCCGGCCGGAATGCGCCAGGGTTATGTACTCGAACAGCAGGGGTGGCAGCAGCAGTCGCAGGGCTGGCGCATTGTCGCCAGCACTCACACCCCGGTGCTGAAGATGCGGCCGGTGGGAAAGCTGAACCCGCATCTGTACGAGAAGGATGCCGACGCCAAGGCGGAGATCCGCGAAGCCCTCGCGAAGGCTGCGCGCACGCATAAACGCGTGCTTCTCGTTTTCGGCGGCAACTGGTGTTACGACTGCCATGTGCTGGAGGCAGCGTTTCACCAGGTCGACGTCTCGCCACTGCTAAACCGCAATTTCATGGTGGTGCATGTGGACATCGGCCAGATGGACAAGAACCTGGATCTGGCGCAAAAGTATCGTGTACCGATCAAAAAGGGCGTTCCCGCGCTCGCCGTGCTGGCGCCCGACGGTACCCTGCTGTACAGCCAGCAGCACGGAGAATTCGAGTCGGCGCGCAACATGGATCCCGACGACCTGATCGCGTTCCTCAATAAATGGAAGCCGGCCGCCGCGCGATGA
- a CDS encoding KpsF/GutQ family sugar-phosphate isomerase — protein sequence MHKIGENVVRIEADALRALADRLAGPMAEAFTRAVECLYSCGGRVVVTGMGKSGLVARKIAATLSSTGTPSLYMHPVDAVHGDLGMIVRGDVVLALSQSGGTEEILNLLSNIKRLDVKLVAMTGKMRSTLALAADIALDCSVEQEACSLGLAPTASTTTMVALGDALAVALAEKRGFKEEDFADLHPGGKLGKKLARVSRLMHTGDAIPRVTLQTPMSEVIYEMSRKKLGVTTVTEGDKLVGIISDGDLRRLLERRGKDVLDLTAGDCMTRDPKTIHAGEFAAAALNVMEQKKITSLAVVGDGGRLEGIIHLHDLWGTEMV from the coding sequence ATGCACAAAATTGGCGAAAACGTGGTCCGCATTGAGGCTGACGCGTTGCGGGCGCTCGCCGACCGCCTCGCTGGGCCGATGGCGGAGGCGTTCACGCGTGCGGTCGAGTGCCTGTACTCCTGCGGCGGGCGCGTGGTCGTCACCGGCATGGGAAAAAGCGGGCTGGTGGCGCGCAAGATTGCCGCCACTCTGTCGTCCACGGGCACGCCGTCGCTGTACATGCACCCGGTCGATGCGGTGCACGGCGACCTGGGCATGATTGTGCGCGGCGATGTCGTGCTGGCGTTGTCGCAAAGCGGCGGCACCGAGGAGATTCTGAACCTGCTGAGTAACATCAAGCGGCTGGACGTAAAACTGGTGGCCATGACCGGGAAAATGCGCTCGACGCTGGCACTAGCGGCCGATATCGCGCTGGACTGCTCGGTGGAGCAGGAGGCGTGCAGCTTGGGCCTGGCGCCAACGGCTTCGACCACGACGATGGTCGCGCTGGGCGATGCGCTGGCGGTTGCGCTGGCGGAGAAGCGTGGGTTCAAGGAAGAGGACTTCGCCGATCTTCATCCCGGCGGCAAGCTAGGCAAAAAGCTGGCGCGGGTTTCGCGTCTGATGCACACCGGCGACGCCATTCCGCGGGTCACGTTGCAGACGCCCATGTCGGAAGTGATCTACGAGATGTCGCGCAAGAAGCTGGGCGTTACCACGGTTACCGAGGGTGACAAGCTGGTGGGGATCATCAGCGATGGCGACCTGCGGCGGCTGCTGGAGCGCCGCGGCAAGGACGTGCTCGATCTCACCGCTGGCGACTGCATGACGCGCGACCCGAAGACCATCCATGCCGGCGAGTTCGCCGCCGCCGCGCTCAACGTCATGGAGCAGAAGAAAATCACCTCGCTGGCGGTGGTGGGCGATGGCGGACGGCTGGAAGGCATTATCCACCTGCATGATTTGTGGGGAACGGAGATGGTGTAA
- a CDS encoding MGMT family protein yields MFQRMLRQVRRIPRGKVATYGDVAYAAGFPGAARQVAWALHGSSGLPWQRVVGASGKILLGGEAGMEQRFRLENEGVRFAGLRVDMKAHRFNFFARKAPKRARGG; encoded by the coding sequence ATGTTTCAAAGGATGCTGCGCCAGGTGCGGCGCATTCCTCGCGGCAAAGTCGCCACCTACGGCGACGTGGCGTATGCCGCGGGTTTCCCCGGGGCGGCGCGGCAGGTGGCGTGGGCGCTGCACGGATCCAGCGGGCTGCCGTGGCAACGCGTGGTCGGCGCCAGTGGCAAAATCCTGCTCGGCGGAGAGGCTGGCATGGAACAGCGCTTCCGCTTAGAGAACGAGGGCGTGCGGTTCGCCGGATTGCGCGTGGACATGAAGGCGCACCGCTTCAACTTCTTCGCCCGGAAAGCACCTAAGCGCGCCCGGGGCGGCTAA